The sequence TTGGTAATTTTATCAATTCACCATTTTCGTCATTCGCTAGATGGTCATACACGTTCCAATTGCCAATATAATCATTGGTTAATAAATTAACGCTAGATTCACCTGAACCATCATTTGCTGCATTTCCAAATTCATAACGACTCATGCCAATTAATTGTATTTTTTTGGTTTTCTTATTGTATCTGAACTGATTTTTATATCCAGCTCGCATCCAATCATTAAAAAAAGTAAAACCATTTTTACTATCGATTATTCCTGACATTTCATTTAAAATTTCGATTGGTTTGCTTTTTATTTCTTTGAAGTTTTGTGATGAAAGCATGCAAATTATTCTAGATTCATTTGTATTAACGTAAACAGAATCAATAATTCCGTCAAAATCTAAATCTTTGGTAAATTTTTCTTGGCCTAATACAGAGAAATGAATTAAAAATAGCATTGCAAAATGTATCATCTTTTTCATAATTAGGATTTTAAACGGTTTATTTAGTAAAATACAATTGGTAATTTCCGTTCGAATTTAAAATATAAACAGATTCTCCACTAACGCCAAATGTTCCATTCCAACTGATATAATCAAAATACAAATTAAGTATTTGCCCATCTTTTTTTAGAATATTAAATTTTTTATTCTTTTCAAAAACGCCAATTACATTTGATTGATAAACGTCATACTTACATTCGTAATCGCTTGAAGTAATTAATTTTAATTTTTGATTTTCGTATAAATAGTAATCCCATTTATTGTTTTCAAATACCATGATGTAATTTCCGATAAACGCTGCATTTTTATATTTGATTTCAGTTAGGTAAGTTCCATTTGCATGAGCAATACCAAATTTATTATCTTTTTTTAAAATCAAAAGATTGTCATTATTTTCATACATCAAAAATTGTTGTTGACTTATAGAATCAAATTCCATTTTAAAAACATTTTCTTCTTTACTGTTTTTAATTTTATTAAATGAAAATTTTCCGTTATTTAAAGTTTTTATATAATAATCTGGACTTGCAGGTTCCGCACAATAGATGTAACCTTTTTCTTGGCGACCTAATTTTAAATCATAAATAAATTTGTCGTTATTAAAAAGAACATATTTTTCATACGAACTAAAAAATGGAGCTGTTTCACTTTTTGAATCGTAAACAATTTTCCCTTTTTTATCGATTAATTTCCAATGCTTTTTTTGTTTAACAATAGCTGTTTTTCCTACAAATGGATAAGCCATTTCAAAGCCTTCTGAAATAATTTTTTTGTTGGTTTTACTATCAAAATAATAAAACAAATTTTTAGAATTAGATTTTTCACTTTTTACGTACGTTTCTGAATCGGTAAGTAAAACGGTTTCACTTAAAATGCTAAAATTGATTCTATCTTCAAAAGGCTTTATGTAATTTTGAGCCAATGCTATATTATTCATAAATAATAGAAAAAAAATAATTTTTAAATAGTTGGTTTTCATAAGCTTTTGATTTACAAATTCATAAACATAGTAAGATTATCAGAATAAATACCATCTCTTTTAAAAAAGTTTTTGATAATTCCACTTTCAACAAACCCCATCTTGCGATATAAACCTAAGCCTAAAGAATTTTCTGTATAAACTTGCAACCAAATAAGTTCTAGAATTGAATTTAGTTTTGCCCAATTAATAATTTCGTTAAGTAGGGCAGTTCCAAGTCCTAAATTTTGCCATTCATTAAGCATTCCCATACCAATTACTGCGGTATGTTCCATCATTTTTCTTTGACTTCCGGTCAAATCAATATTACCGATAATTTCCCCATCAAGTTCAGCAATGAGTAGAATGGAATTAGTTGCGTTTAAGAAAGATTGAATCCAATTGCGTTCTTGTTCAATGGTCAATTTAATTTCTTGTTTAAATTTTGGGATATATTTGCTGTCAGAAATGTATTTTTTGATGCAGTTAAGAAGTTCTTCTGCATCATTAATTTGAGCTTCTCTGATGATAATTTTTTTATTGTTTTTCAGAGTTATGATTTTACTTTCGAATTCATTCTTCATTGTTATAAAATTGATTTACCAATTGCTATCCAAACCATTAAAAGCAATTGCGATTACATTTTCTGGAGCATCTTTTTCAAAACGATATGTTTCATTTTTTAATTTATATGTTTTGCTTTTAGATTCCATTTCTTCGGTCATCGTATTGGTGATTTCTTCTGTTAATTCAGCTTTCTCTAAATTGTAATATAAGTTTTGCCAACTTCCGGCGCCTATATTGTAAGTTTCGATATAAACAAAAATAAAATCGTTATCGATAAATTTATAATGACTAAATATATTTCCTACAGGTTCACCAGAACCGTATAGATTAATTTTAAGAATACCGTTTTCAATTTCTAAACTTTCGTCAATATAAGATTTAAAATCATTTTCTAAATATTCGGCAGGTATGGCAACAGTTGATACTTTATCTAATGAAAAAGTTTTATCATTGTTTTGAAGTAAGATTAAAACAGGTCGTTCTGTGGTTTTATCATTTTTATTTGCTAAAACAATTGCTTTATCTATTAAACCATCGTTATTTAAATCGCCAGAAGCTTCATATTGAATTACATAAAAACTTGAATTTGGTATAAAATCTGCTACTTTTTTTCCGGTTTTAGGAAAGACAATTTCAGTTTCCTGAATCGTTTCGGAAGTTTCAGTTACCAATGGATTATTTTCTACAACAATTGTTTCTTTTTTTTGTTTATCACACGAAATGAAATTCAAAAGAAGAAAACTAAATAATATTGAATTTTTCATAGAATGATATAGATAAAATTATTCAACGTCTTTCAGAATAAAATAGGCCATCACTACAGTTGTATCAAAATAAATTTTTTGTTTTTCACCATTCATTTTGACTTTAACTTTATTGCAAACAATGCCTTCTTTTGTAAATTCTATATCTTTACTTATGATATCAGCTTTTAAAAAAGCTAACACAGCAAATATTTCAGAACCTTGAACGACATAATATCCCGTTTTGCAAGTTTTTCCGTCACCACTTTTGAGAATTGAATCTTTAAGACCAGTTGCAATATTTTTATGTTTAAAAGCTTCGTTTTCCATTTTATTCTCAAGGTAAAAACGACCTAAAATAGAGTGAATAGAAATTTCGGTATAATCAACTTCTAAAATCTGATTGCATTGTTCTATGATTTTATCAATATTTTTTGGTTCATCATTTAATAAATCGGTGAGTTTATCAAACATCGGATTTTTCAAATCTTGGTTCATAAATTCAAGACTAAGTGAATATGCAATTCTAAAATCTGAATAATCTATATTTGTTTGACCTGTCTTTAATTCAGAAACATAATTGGTATATGAATCTTTTGTTGTAATTAATTCTCCAGAATTGTGTTTTTGTGCTTTTACAACGCTACAAATCGATAATAAGCAAATACTAAAAAAAAATTGTAAAACTGTTTTTTTTAACATGACAATTATTTTTAAATGGTTTGTAGCTAAAAATTAAATTATTTTAATTCAATTTATAAATATCTTCATAAAGCATATATTCTTTCCGACCAAGAGTATAGATAACATTTCCGTTTTCGTCCATTATTATTGCAATATCATCAGTTGTCGCATTCGGAAAATGAATTTGATAACCTCTACCATCAGCAAGTTTAATTCCATAAGTTTTTATGCCATTACTTGTTTTAATCGAATTTTGACTGTAATTGTACTCTCTGAAATTACCTAGCGTATCTTTCACTGAAAACGAATCAAGTTCGAAATTAATATCTACTTGATTACCATTAGGGTTTGTTGCTTTCCATTGACCTTGATAAGTGTCGGAACCGCTACAAGAAATAAGTGTTATAAATACTAATAAGAGTAATAAAAATTTGTTTGATTTCATATTAAAATTTTAATTTATAAACGAATTGAATACGTGAAATAAGTTAATTTGTTGAGATTGTATTACTAATTTATAAAAAATATGTTTAATTATGATAGGAATAAATGTTTTTTAAAATTTTAATAAAAAAAAACGATTCTTAAAATTAAGAATCGTTTTTTTTAAATTTTTTAGTTTTCATTTTTTTTACCGATATGTTTCCAACGTTTGTGGGTCCAAAAATAATAATCGGGTTTTTCAAGAATTTGTTGTTCAGATAATTTTAAAAAACGTTTTGTGATTGCATATTTTTCTTCTTGCAGAACACAATCTGAAATCGGAATAAATTCCGCTTCATAAAAGCCACGTTTTACTTTTGAAACTTTAAGATAAAGAACATTCATGTCTAAATCACGAGCTAAATTTTCTGCGCCCATATGAACTGGAACTTCATGACCCAAAAAATATTCCCAATGTAAACCTTTTCTTAAACTTGGAGTTTGATCACTTAAGAATAAATAAATTCCATGTAAATCTTTACTTTGATTGTGTTTAATTTTCTTTACTGTATCTTTTGTGCTAATCAATTCGGCATCAAATTTCGAACGCATATCACGAACCAATTTATCAAAACGCGGATTACTTAATTTTTTATATATTCCGAAACCTTTAAAATCTATATATTTTCCTAAAATAATTACCCATTCCCAACTTGCATAATGTGGAGTCATCAAGATGATACTTTTGTTTTTCTTTTCGAACTCTTTGACCAATTCAATGTTTTTGAATTGGTATCTTTTTTTCATTTCGTCTTCAGAAATAGTAAGTGTTTTTGCCATTTCTAAAAACATATCACACAACTGATGATAAAAATTTTTTTCAATTTTCAGACGTTCTTTGTCAGAAAGATGTGGGAGCGTAATCTTTAAATTTTGACGAACGGTTTTTCTTCTATATCCAATTATTTTATAAAGAAAGAAGTAAACACAATCCGAAAGAAAATATAATATAGGAAATGGTAATATTGAAATACACCATAAAATCGCGTAGACTAAATAATAAACTATTGCGCCCATAAATAACTTTTTTACAAAGATACTTTAATATTGAATTTTTCAATAAAAAAAAGGATTAATTAGTATCTTCGTTTTTTTAAATATTATGAGTGAAGTTTTAATTGCTATTATTGCAATCGTATGTTTGGTGAGTTACAAAGGATTTAACGACCCTGTATTTTTTGATAAATATAAGTTTAATGTAGGAGCAATTCAACGCGGTCAAAAATATCGAATTTTTACCTCTGCTTTTTTACATGGTGATTTAAGTCATTTGGTTTTTAATTTATTGACATTATATTTTTTTGCGCCAGTCGTTATTGCTTATTTTGGATCCTTGGGTTTTTTAATCGTTTATTTTATAAGTTTAGTTTGTGGTAGTTTATTGAGCTTAAAAATTCATGAAAAACAGCCCTATTATTCTGCAATTGGAGCATCGGGTGCTATAACCGGAATTTTGTATGCCGCAATCTTATTAAATCCAGATGCTCAATTAGGTTTGTTTTTTGTAATTCCTGTGCCTGCTTATGTTTTCGGAATTGGTTATTTACTTTATTCAATTTATGGAATGAAACAACAAAATGATTTAATTGGTCATACGGCACATTTTGGAGGAGCCATTGGCGGTTTATTGTCTGTATTGATTCTTGATTATCGCGTTTTGATTGTGCATTATCAAATGGTGCTATTACTTTTAATTCCAATTGTTATTTTGTATGTGATGATATCAAAAGGTAAAATTTAAATTAACATAAAATAGTTTTAAAAGGATTCTGATTGAGTCCTTTTTTTGTTTTGTTTTTTTGTTTTTTATGTAAAATATTTTGATAATTTATATTAATTATTTATTTTTATTCGAATAAAATAATGTATATGAATGTGTTTTTACGTAGTCTTGTTTTTTTCTTAATTCTTGTGTTCCCCTTTTTACTTCAAGCTCAATATTATGAAACACATTATATAGCACCTTCACCGTGGCAATATTGGAGTCAAGCTAATGAGGTGGTAATTTCTACAACTGATCCCAATCCTGTTACAGTAACACTTAAAAAAAGTGATGGAACTCTTTTGACCACTTTGACAGTGCTTGAATCAACTCCACAATCTTATCGATTTCTAGGTTCGCCGAGTACTTTAACCAGAAATCTTTTGAATCAAATATATAATGATCGAGGACTTATAGTCGAAGCTTCAGCTCCAGTATTAGTAAATTATAGAAATATAGCTTCAGATGTTATTGGCGCAACTACAACTACAATCAAAGGAAATGCTTCTTTATTAAGTTTTGGAGAAGAAGGAGAAGGATTTGAATTTAGAGTAGGATATTACCGTTCTAATTTTATTGGATTATCAGACGGGATTTCAACTACAGGTGGACAACCAATTTACTCGGTTATGGCACTAGATAATGCTACTATCGTAAATCTACCAGGAGGTCCAATCACTTTAAATCAAGGTCAGAGTTATTTGTTTAATGCTCCAATTGGTACATTGATTACTGCAGATAAAAAAGTAGTTATGGTTGCAGGAAGTTATGGAGATACACCACAAGCTTGTAGCGGAAGTGGTCAAGATGGTACAGTTGATCAATTGGCACCGATTAGTTCTTTAGGAGATAAATATATGATTGTCCGTGGGGCAGGAGCAATTGGAGTAGGTAATACACATCCTGAGCAAACTCTAGTTATTGCAACGCAAGCCAATACAACTTTTACCATCGAAAATTTTAATAGTGCAGGAGTTTCTTTAGGAGCTCCAACTACAATTATTCTCACAAATGCTGGAGATTTTCATAATTTTCATCATGGAGATGCGAGTACTCAGTTTTCATCTTCAATGGTTGTTTCAAATAAACCAGTTAGCGTAATTTCGGGTACGGCTTATGGTTGTGAAACCGATTTTTCAACTGTGCTTCCAATTGGTGGATGTACTGGTGCGACAGATATTCGCACAAGAAAATTTATTAATTATAATAATATTGATTTAAATTTCTTTTCATATATAATAATAGAAAGTCCAATAGAACCTGTATTCTTAAACGGTAATAACATTGAAACTTTAACAGGGAATAATCGAATCCAAATCGGAAACACAACTTTTTATTTAATTACGTTCAACAATCTTAACATTGGTTCTTTGGGAGCAAATGGTAATATTTTATTGAATTCAAACCTACCTTTAACAGTTAGTATTGTTCAACAAGAAGAAAACATTTCTTCGATGTCCGCTTTCTTTTCTTCTTTTGGAGAAGCAGCTTTAGCACCATTACTTTCTGTTACTAATCCTGATTGTTCGGTTACTTTAGAAGCTACGGAAGGAATGTTAGAATATGAATGGTTTTTTAATAGTAATTCAATTGGATTTACAACCGTAAATACAAAAACAGTTTCTCAATCAGGTGATTATACAGTTAAAGTGAAGAAAAATTGCGGTTGGACTCGAGTTTCTAAAGCTACGACAATAGAAGTAACTCCTTGTAACGATTTATCGATTACTAAAATAGTTGATTCTGAAGATGGATTACAAGCTACATTTAAAATTACAGTTACAAATAACAATCCTTTTTTTGACGATCCAAATGTTATTATGTCAGATTTGCTTCCTTCGGGATATGCTTTTGTAAGTTATAATGCGACTCAAGGTTCGTATGATAATGTTACTGGAAATTGGAATGTTGGATTGTTAGCAGCTTTACAATCTGCCGAAATTACTATTAAAGTTGATGTAAATTCGGATGGAAACTACAAAAATATAGCGACTGTTTTAGGACAAAACCCAGATCCATATCCAAATAACAATTCAGATTTTGCTGAAATTCAAAAGAAATTTGCTGACCTTGATGCAACAAAAACTGATGGTGTTAACTATTATCAGGCTGGAGATGAATTAAATTATGTAATAACTGTTATTAACAAAGGACCTGCTGTTGCTTATGATGTTAGAGTGAGTGATCCAATGCCATTTGGTGTTACAAATATGAGTTGGAATAGTTCTATAAATACTAATGGAACAGGTAATCTTTTAGATTTTATTCCGCAATTAAACGTTGGAAGCACTGTGATCTACAATGTGAAATTAAATGTACCTAAATCTCATGTTGGAGATTTTATCAATATAGTTGAGGTAAGTTCTGAACACACGATTGATCCTGTTGAAGCATGTACAGCCTGCATAGACATTGATAGACAAGAGATTTATATTCCAAAAGGAATTTCACCAAATGGAGATAATATTAACGATTTCTTGGATTTGGAATTTTATCATGTTGCTAAAATTTCAATTTTCAATCGATATGGAACAACTGTTTATTCAAAAACAGATTACAAAAAAGAATGGCATGGACAATCAAATAAAGGTAAGCAACTTCCTACAGGAACATATTTTTATGTGATTCATATTATTGATGGAACTCAATTTACGGGCTACATTCAATTGGTAAATGAAGGTAAGTAATTTAAACAAAAACGGAAGTATTTAACTTCCGTTTTTTATTTCTGTAAATTTCCATCAATCATAACTAGTTTTTTATCAGCCATATTTGCTAATTCTAAATTATGTGTAACGATAACAAATGTTTGATTCATTTCATCACGTAATTTAAAAAACAACTGATGTAGATTTTCTGCAGATTGTGTATCTAAATTTCCCGAAGGTTCATCAGCATAAATTACAGCAGGTTTATTAATCAAAGCTCTCGCTACTGCAACACGCTGTTGTTCTCCACCAGATAACTCTGAAGGAAAATGTTTTTCTCGATGTGAAAGTCCTAAATAATTAAGTAATTTTTGTGCTTCAATTTCTGTTTCTTTTTTATCCTTTCCAGCAATAAATGCAGGGATACAAACATTTTCAAGAGCAGTAAATTCCGGAAGCAATTGATGAAATTGAAAAATAAAACCCAAATTTAGATTTCTAAATTTAGATAATTCTTTATCGTTTAGTTTTAAAACATCAACATCATTAATAATCAACGAAGTATTTTGAACGGAACTTGGTTTATCTAAAGTTCCTAAAATTTGTAATAAAGTTGTTTTACCAGCTCCAGAAGAACCTACAATTGAAACGATTTCTCCTTTATTTATTTCTAAATCTATTCCTTTTAAAACCTGTAAATCATTATAAAATTTTTGAATATTTTGAGCTTTAATCATTTGGTTAATTTCAATTTATTAAATAGAAAAATATAGTGTATCTAATTTAGAATGCAATAAAGTTACGTTAAATTAGAATTATATTGTCAAGTTTGTATGTAAATTTGATTGAGAATTTGTTTAATTAGTTTATTTTGAAAGCAGTAGTCAAATTAAAAGACATGTTATTGAAAGTTTAAAAGTCATTGGCATTCAAATTGATTAATTAAAATGAATTATAATTTAATATTATGGCAGAACTTGTAGTTAATTCAGCAGTTAGTACAAATTCAAAATATAGAAAACTAGCTTTATGTTTATTTTTGGATTTTATAGGATATTTATCATATACAATTCCTTTTTTAGGTGAGTTTACGGATGTAATTTGGGCTCCATTTGCAGCATATTTAATTTCACAAATGTTCAAGGGAGCTTTAGGGAAGGTGAGTGGTGTTTTTACTTTTATAGAAGAAATATTACCTGGTTTAGACTTTATTCCAACTTTTACAATTACGTGGCTATATTCTAATTTTACTAAGAAACCATAAAAAAGTCGTTCAACTGAACGACTTTTTTATTATTTATTTATTTATTTTTATTTCAAACATTTTATCCCAGTTTTTACCAGTAACAAAATAAGTATCTGTTTTTTTGTTGTAGGCAATCCCATTTAAAACATCTAAATCTGGATGTTTAGTAACTTTAGATCTCAATGCACTTAAATCGATAACTTTTTCCACTTCACCATTTGTCGGATTTATAATTGCAATTGATTCTTGACCATAAAAGTTTGCAAATATTTTACCATTTACCCATTCTAATTCGTTTATAGCTGGTACAGTTCCATTATTAGTTGCAACAACAAAATAATCTTTTAACTTAAACGTGGTTGGATCAATGATGTAAATTTTATCTGTTCCATCAGTCATGTATAAATTTGTGCCATCGTTTGTTAATCCCCAACCATCCATTTTTTTGAAATACGGAATAGTTTGTTCCTTTTCTAGAGTTTCTAAATTATAAACATAAGCTTCATTGTTTTTATATGTAAGCTGATATAATTTATTATTTAAGATAGTTGCACCTTCACCAAAAATAGCGTCAGGCAGTTCGTTGATTTTTATAACTTCCCCAGTTTGAGGATTTACTTTACGAACACTTGATCTACCTTTAATTCCAGTTCCAACACCTTCACCATTTCCAGTGCTTTCGACTAAAATATCTCCATAAAATTCTAAACCTTGTGTGTAAGCTTTCATATCATGAGGAAAAGTATTTACGATTTCATAATTTAAAATTTCTGGTTGTGTTTTTGAAAATAAATTAATCAGTACAGTAGCTTCTGACTTATTTCCTTGAGCATAAATATTTGCCTTAATCAATTTTGAACCAAATTTTTCGTTAGATAAAGAAAAATTCAGTGGTTGCTTTCCGTTATTTGAACCTATTCGGACATCATTTGAAAAATAAACGACCGAATCGATAGCTGTATTATTTGGGTTGCTTATTTCTAATGAAACAGATTCATTTGTATTATAAATTTGTTTTAGTTTACTAGAGTCAATAGCTAAAGTATTATTTTCATTTTTTTTATCATCATTACAAGCTGTGAAAATAAGACCTAATCCTAAGATAGCTATAAGGTTATGTTTTTTCATTTTTTATTTTTTTGTATTTACAATATTACAATAGAATTTTTTATTTACAAAGGACTTGTGTAAATATAAAATGTTTGTATATTTGCAACGGCAAGTCCTACACGACCAGCTCCTGATGACTCCTCCAGGGTGGGAACGCAGCAAAGGTATTCGGTTGTAGCGGTGCGATGTAGGTCGCTTGCCTTTTTTAAAAAATACAAAAAAACGCTACTTTCAAAAAAAGTAGCGTTTTTTTGTTTGAAAACCTTTGTGTTTACTGGATTTGTTATATATTTGCAGTAGCAAGTCCTACACGACCAGCTCCTAATGACTCCTCCAGGGTGGGAACGCAGCAAAGGTATTTGGTTGTAGCGGTGCGATGTAGGTCGCTTGCTATTTTTAAAAAATACAGAAAACTCTACTTTAAAAAAGTGGAGTTTTTTGTTATTTATAAATAAGAAATATTCATTTAAATATAAAAACTAAAAAAGCGAACCTAAGTTCGCTTTTTAATTACAATGAAATTTCAAATGTGTTCTCTAAAAGTTGCAATTCGTATTTCGATTTAAAATCTTCTTTGCAAAAATCGGCAGTAGAAAAAGTTTTGTGATATTCAAAAACAATATCTAAAATGCTGTCATCTTGTAGAGCTACTAGATGCATGAATTTTTGTTGTTCACATAAAGTGCATTCTTCTACATTTCCAATAAAGTTTTCGATTTTGTAATTCTTTTCATTACATAGGTCTAAAATTAATTCGAAAACCTCTAATTCTAAATCTGATTTATTTTCTAATAAAGCAGCTTTCAAAAGCAAATTTTTAATGTTTTTCTCTTTCATAGTACATTTTTTTAGTTAAAATAACGTTTTTCGATATAGCAATTATCTGTAACTAATGTACTAATATTCAGGTTAGTAAAAAAATAAAATTTAAACTTTAACATAATTGGTGATTATGTGTTTTAATTTAGTAATGTTTATTTAAAAAAAATCCTTTTTTGCTAAATCCTTTTTAAATATATTGGTATTTTGTGTAAGGTTTGTTTATATTTTAAAATATTAAGTTTATTCTTTCTTAAAAAATATTGCATCACCTTGATTTTTTGGCAAAATTGTAATATCCGCTAATTGAACATGTTCTGGCTGATTGATAACAAATGCAATAGTTTCAGCAATATTTTCTGCTTGTAAAGCTTGATAACCTTTATAAACCATTTTCGCTCTTTCTGAATCTCCTTTAAAACGAACTAATGAAAATTCTGTTTCGACAGCACCTGGGGCGATAGAAGTTACTTTGATTCCTAAAGGAAGAAAATCTAAACGCATTCCTCTTGTTAGGGCTTCGACTGCAAATTTTGATGCGCAATAAGTAGTTCCATTGGAATAAACTTGTTTGCCTGCAATCGAAGATAAATTTATAATGTGTTTATTTGAATTTTTACTCATCAATGGTAATACTGCTTTTGTAACATAAATCAAACCTTTGACGTTTAAATCTATCATTGCGTCTAAATCATCAAGGTCAGCATCCTGGAAGGTAGCTAAACCATGTGCATTTCCAGCGTTATTAATTAAAATGTCAATTGCCTTGAAATTTTCTGGTAATGAATCTAAAGCTTCAAAAACAACTTTTCTGTTTGTTACATCAAAGTTTAGTGTTATCACTTCATTAATTAAGCTCAATTCTGATTTTAATTTTTCTAAACGTTCGCTTCTTCTTCCGCATAGAATTAATCTATTGTTTTTTATCAAAAGACGAGCAGTTGCTTCTCCGATTCCAGAGGTAGCTCCAGTAATTAGTATTGTTTTCATT comes from Flavobacterium sp. I3-2 and encodes:
- a CDS encoding gliding motility-associated C-terminal domain-containing protein: MNVFLRSLVFFLILVFPFLLQAQYYETHYIAPSPWQYWSQANEVVISTTDPNPVTVTLKKSDGTLLTTLTVLESTPQSYRFLGSPSTLTRNLLNQIYNDRGLIVEASAPVLVNYRNIASDVIGATTTTIKGNASLLSFGEEGEGFEFRVGYYRSNFIGLSDGISTTGGQPIYSVMALDNATIVNLPGGPITLNQGQSYLFNAPIGTLITADKKVVMVAGSYGDTPQACSGSGQDGTVDQLAPISSLGDKYMIVRGAGAIGVGNTHPEQTLVIATQANTTFTIENFNSAGVSLGAPTTIILTNAGDFHNFHHGDASTQFSSSMVVSNKPVSVISGTAYGCETDFSTVLPIGGCTGATDIRTRKFINYNNIDLNFFSYIIIESPIEPVFLNGNNIETLTGNNRIQIGNTTFYLITFNNLNIGSLGANGNILLNSNLPLTVSIVQQEENISSMSAFFSSFGEAALAPLLSVTNPDCSVTLEATEGMLEYEWFFNSNSIGFTTVNTKTVSQSGDYTVKVKKNCGWTRVSKATTIEVTPCNDLSITKIVDSEDGLQATFKITVTNNNPFFDDPNVIMSDLLPSGYAFVSYNATQGSYDNVTGNWNVGLLAALQSAEITIKVDVNSDGNYKNIATVLGQNPDPYPNNNSDFAEIQKKFADLDATKTDGVNYYQAGDELNYVITVINKGPAVAYDVRVSDPMPFGVTNMSWNSSINTNGTGNLLDFIPQLNVGSTVIYNVKLNVPKSHVGDFINIVEVSSEHTIDPVEACTACIDIDRQEIYIPKGISPNGDNINDFLDLEFYHVAKISIFNRYGTTVYSKTDYKKEWHGQSNKGKQLPTGTYFYVIHIIDGTQFTGYIQLVNEGK
- a CDS encoding SDR family NAD(P)-dependent oxidoreductase, which translates into the protein MKTILITGATSGIGEATARLLIKNNRLILCGRRSERLEKLKSELSLINEVITLNFDVTNRKVVFEALDSLPENFKAIDILINNAGNAHGLATFQDADLDDLDAMIDLNVKGLIYVTKAVLPLMSKNSNKHIINLSSIAGKQVYSNGTTYCASKFAVEALTRGMRLDFLPLGIKVTSIAPGAVETEFSLVRFKGDSERAKMVYKGYQALQAENIAETIAFVINQPEHVQLADITILPKNQGDAIFFKKE
- a CDS encoding DUF4919 domain-containing protein, which gives rise to MLKKTVLQFFFSICLLSICSVVKAQKHNSGELITTKDSYTNYVSELKTGQTNIDYSDFRIAYSLSLEFMNQDLKNPMFDKLTDLLNDEPKNIDKIIEQCNQILEVDYTEISIHSILGRFYLENKMENEAFKHKNIATGLKDSILKSGDGKTCKTGYYVVQGSEIFAVLAFLKADIISKDIEFTKEGIVCNKVKVKMNGEKQKIYFDTTVVMAYFILKDVE
- a CDS encoding lysophospholipid acyltransferase family protein, whose amino-acid sequence is MGAIVYYLVYAILWCISILPFPILYFLSDCVYFFLYKIIGYRRKTVRQNLKITLPHLSDKERLKIEKNFYHQLCDMFLEMAKTLTISEDEMKKRYQFKNIELVKEFEKKNKSIILMTPHYASWEWVIILGKYIDFKGFGIYKKLSNPRFDKLVRDMRSKFDAELISTKDTVKKIKHNQSKDLHGIYLFLSDQTPSLRKGLHWEYFLGHEVPVHMGAENLARDLDMNVLYLKVSKVKRGFYEAEFIPISDCVLQEEKYAITKRFLKLSEQQILEKPDYYFWTHKRWKHIGKKNEN
- a CDS encoding GNAT family N-acetyltransferase, yielding MKNEFESKIITLKNNKKIIIREAQINDAEELLNCIKKYISDSKYIPKFKQEIKLTIEQERNWIQSFLNATNSILLIAELDGEIIGNIDLTGSQRKMMEHTAVIGMGMLNEWQNLGLGTALLNEIINWAKLNSILELIWLQVYTENSLGLGLYRKMGFVESGIIKNFFKRDGIYSDNLTMFMNL
- a CDS encoding glutaminyl-peptide cyclotransferase; the encoded protein is MKKHNLIAILGLGLIFTACNDDKKNENNTLAIDSSKLKQIYNTNESVSLEISNPNNTAIDSVVYFSNDVRIGSNNGKQPLNFSLSNEKFGSKLIKANIYAQGNKSEATVLINLFSKTQPEILNYEIVNTFPHDMKAYTQGLEFYGDILVESTGNGEGVGTGIKGRSSVRKVNPQTGEVIKINELPDAIFGEGATILNNKLYQLTYKNNEAYVYNLETLEKEQTIPYFKKMDGWGLTNDGTNLYMTDGTDKIYIIDPTTFKLKDYFVVATNNGTVPAINELEWVNGKIFANFYGQESIAIINPTNGEVEKVIDLSALRSKVTKHPDLDVLNGIAYNKKTDTYFVTGKNWDKMFEIKINK
- a CDS encoding ABC transporter ATP-binding protein; this translates as MIKAQNIQKFYNDLQVLKGIDLEINKGEIVSIVGSSGAGKTTLLQILGTLDKPSSVQNTSLIINDVDVLKLNDKELSKFRNLNLGFIFQFHQLLPEFTALENVCIPAFIAGKDKKETEIEAQKLLNYLGLSHREKHFPSELSGGEQQRVAVARALINKPAVIYADEPSGNLDTQSAENLHQLFFKLRDEMNQTFVIVTHNLELANMADKKLVMIDGNLQK
- a CDS encoding rhomboid family intramembrane serine protease translates to MSEVLIAIIAIVCLVSYKGFNDPVFFDKYKFNVGAIQRGQKYRIFTSAFLHGDLSHLVFNLLTLYFFAPVVIAYFGSLGFLIVYFISLVCGSLLSLKIHEKQPYYSAIGASGAITGILYAAILLNPDAQLGLFFVIPVPAYVFGIGYLLYSIYGMKQQNDLIGHTAHFGGAIGGLLSVLILDYRVLIVHYQMVLLLLIPIVILYVMISKGKI